From one Triticum urartu cultivar G1812 chromosome 3, Tu2.1, whole genome shotgun sequence genomic stretch:
- the LOC125542299 gene encoding disease resistance protein RGA5-like, whose protein sequence is MEVGTGVMASLLPKLDELLNEKYKLQTSIREDVEYLSREMKSMHAALRKVAEVPPDQLHKQDKLWAGEARQMSYNMEVLLDKLLMGAPNSDGSMGHMEKKCNWFKKGKLRHEIGDTIKHIKSHIREIDRQRDRHRDSDVTNCRGPFPCLRAMYTAVPQLVGIDGEKYQELMKLLSDGDNVPSKKLKIVSVVGFAGLGKTTLVKTVYDKIKSGFDCGAFVSASQNADVKKVLLDIILHLDMNGSQLNTLDEQRLITKLGELLENKRYLIVIDDIWNENLWGNIKHAFSNKNNLGSRIITTTRIVSVSKACCFSANDSVYQMEPLSNDDSKKLLYDRIFGSVSGCPHEYEQVSIDILKKCGGVPLVILTTAGMLASDHQVKPDEWHVLLSSIGHGLIQDPCWEEMLRVLSFSYYELPPHLKTCLLYLSIFPWALPIIRDRLVKKLVVEGIVTQETKLIGSPNKNEARLSREISREEVARQYLDELVNRNVIHPLKCNNHGEVISYHIHPMMHGLLKTIAIEENFAALVDLEHSSEEYSDRLTGSTFPQVSINCPDSENQIDLSIMPSRAGVRSLTIFGHANRTLFRYFEGIRLLDLEGCKSIERADVEYICSMYLLKWLCLAKTQITDLPPEIGNLQCLEGLDVGGTQISQLPPQIGKLLRLKTLDARKSRIQEIPDQVVRLTGLVHLLIGDNESCEGVKLPDGFGKMASLEQLGTIDLMKCSASSLEELAEIPHLKEIAVVGSDDPEDTRIKNAFFSFLNKSIKQRSLVVYTDFRVNTLQSSSPNKYLNYWKKHTMLRFLKVPICIAGQHLRMLHIRVCKLEEDDVKILQGLPRLQCLIVRLELLPTKMIHISCEGFAKLESFYVDCRMPRVIFEEGAMPKLDRLELKLYAGSASDEHMGINHLRNLQKVTLRYSKWYAANKGVRETTETVKTECMEHQNQISLCVAEEDKDGNCTMETEIFQENRVASSTKMTEIAEEEDTQEGGRTSEIEEVVE, encoded by the exons ATGGAAGTGGGAACGGGCGTCATGGCATCCCTGCTCCCCAAGCTGGATGAGCTCCTCAACGAGAAGTACAAGCTGCAGACGAGCATCAGGGAAGACGTCGAGTATCTCTCCCGAGAGATGAAGAGCATGCACGCTGCCCTTCGCAAGGTGGCAGAGGTTCCGCCGGACCAGCTCCACAAGCAGGACAAGCTCTGGGCAGGGGAGGCCAGGCAGATGTCCTACAACATGGAGGTTCTCCTTGACAAGCTTCTTATGGGAGCCCCCAACTCAGACGGCTCTATGGGGCACATGGAAAAGAAGTGCAATTGGTTCAAGAAAGGCAAGCTTCGCCATGAGATAGGGGACACAATCAAGCACATCAAGTCTCACATCCGAGAGATCGACCGTCAACGTGACCGGCATAGGGATTCTGATGTTACTAATTGTAGAGGCCCTTTTCCTTGTTTGCGAGCTATGTACACGGCAGTGCCACAACTTGTCGGCATTGATGGGGAAAAATATCAAGAGCTCATGAAGTTACTCTCAGATGGGGACAACGTGCCCAGCAAAAAGCTAAAGATAGTCTCTGTTGTTGGATTTGCAGGATTGGGCAAAACTACTCTCGTCAAAACAGTGTATGACAAGATCAAAAGTGGTTTCGACTGCGGAGCTTTCGTTTCAGCCAGTCAGAATGCTGACGTAAAGAAGGTTCTCCTGGATATCATCCTTCATCTCGACATGAACGGAAGTCAGCTCAACACACTGGACGAACAACGGCTCATCACAAAACTTGGGGAACTCCTTGAGAACAAAAG GTACCTCATCGTGATTGATGACATATGGAATGAAAATCTGTGGGGAAATATCAAGCATGCATTCTCCAATAAGAACAATCTTGGCAGCCGAATAATCACTACAACCCGCATAGTCAGTGTATCTAAAGCATGCTGTTTCTCCGCAAATGATTCAGTGTATCAAATGGAACCTCTGTCAAATGATGACTCCAAAAAACTCTTGTATGATAGAATATTTGGTTCTGTGAGTGGATGTCCTCACGAATACGAACAAGTATCTATTGATATCTTGAAGAAATGTGGCGGGGTACCTTTAGTCATCCTTACTACGGCTGGTATGTTGGCTAGTGATCACCAGGTCAAACCGGATGAATGGCATGTCTTGCTCAGTTCTATTGGTCATGGCCTTATACAAGATCCCTGTTGGGAGGAGATGCTAAGGGTACTATCCTTTAGCTACTATGAACTTCCGCCACATCTGAAGACTTGCTTATTGTACTTGAGTATATTCCCTTGGGCTCTACCAATTATAAGAGATCGGCTGGTGAAAAAATTGGTAGTGGAAGGGATTGTTACTCAGGAGACTAAGTTGATTGGATCACCGAACAAAAATGAGGCTAGGCTGAGTAGGGAGATTAGTCGAGAGGAGGTAGCAAGACAGTACTTGGATGAGCTTGTCAATAGGAATGTTATTCATCCCCTCAAATGCAACAACCACGGTGAGGTAATAAGCTACCATATCCACCCTATGATGCACGGCCTCCTTAAAACCATAGCCATAGAAGAGAACTTTGCTGCTTTAGTTGATCTCGAACATAGTTCAGAGGAATATTCTGACCGCCTGACAGGCAGCACTTTCCCTCAAGTCTCTATTAACTGTCCGGATTCAGAAAATCAAATTGATTTATCCATTATGCCATCTCGTGCTGGTGTTCGCTCCTTAACTATTTTTGGTCATGCAAACCGAACTCTGTTTAGGTACTTTGAAGGTATACGACTTTTGGATTTAGAAGGCTGCAAGAGCATCGAGAGAGCTGATGTTGAGTACATATGCAGTATGTACCTGCTGAAGTGGTTGTGCCTTGCAAAAACGCAAATCACAGATCTCCCCCCAGAAATAGGTAACCTGCAATGTTTGGAAGGCCTAGATGTAGGAGGGACTCAAATCAGCCAGCTCCCACCACAAATTGGAAAACTTCTGCGTCTGAAGACTCTCGATGCAAGGAAGTCACGAATTCAGGAAATACCGGATCAAGTTGTCCGGCTCACAGGGCTGGTCCATCTGCTTATTGGTGACAATGAATCCTGTGAAGGAGTGAAGTTACCTGATGGATTTGGGAAGATGGCATCACTGGAGCAACTGGGCACCATTGATTTGATGAAATGTTCGGCATCCTCTCTGGAGGAGCTTGCTGAAATCCCTCATCTTAAAGAGATTGCAGTAGTGGGAAGTGATGATCCAGAAGACACAAGAATTAAGAATGCTTTTTTTTCTTTCCTCAACAAGTCCATCAAGCAGAGATCCCTGGTAGTTTATACTGATTTCAGAGTGAACACACTACAGTCATCATCACCGAATAAATATCTCAACTACTGGAAGAAACATACCATGCTAAGATTCTTGAAGGTCCCGATTTGTATTGCAGGGCAACATCTTCGTATGCTTCATATCAGGGTCTGCAAGCTAGAGGAGGATGATGTGAAGATACTGCAAGGGCTGCCTAGATTACAGTGCCTCATCGTGCGGCTTGAACTCCTCCCAACAAAAATGATACACATCAGCTGTGAAGGGTTTGCAAAACTTGAGAGTTTCTATGTTGATTGCCGAATGCCAAGGGTGATATTCGAGGAAGGAGCTATGCCAAAGCTGGATCGACTTGAGCTCAAGCTGTACGCTGGATCAGCTAGTGATGAACATATGGGCATCAACCACCTCCGAAACCTTCAAAAGGtcactctccggtactccaaatgGTATGCAGCCAACAAGGGCGTCAGGGAGACAACTGAAACCGTGAAAACTGAGTGTATGGAGCACCAGAACCAGATCAGTCTCTGCGTCGCTGAAGAGGACAAAGATGGTAACTGCACCATGGAGACTGAGATTTTTCAAGAGAACAGAGTTGCTAGTTCCACTAAGATGACTGAGATTGCAGAAGAAGAAGACACACAAGAGGGAGGCAGGACCAGCGAGATCGAAGAAGTTGTGGAGTAG